Proteins from a genomic interval of Callospermophilus lateralis isolate mCalLat2 chromosome 1, mCalLat2.hap1, whole genome shotgun sequence:
- the LOC143381538 gene encoding uncharacterized protein LOC143381538 — MYRFRSQLFTGISAAATAHFYPRRFSPLLLAEDSPLSRPPHRRTSRKCSSIG, encoded by the coding sequence ATGTATCGTTTCCGATCACAGCTCTTCACGGGGATTTCTGCTGCCGCCACCGCCCATTTTTACCCCCGCCGCTTCTCGCCTCTGTTGTTAGCCGAAGACTCGCCTCTCAGCCGCCCGCCTCACAGACGTACGAGTAGAAAGTGCAGCTCCATCGGCTGA